Within the Malus sylvestris chromosome 4, drMalSylv7.2, whole genome shotgun sequence genome, the region AGCTCATCGTCGTCGTCTCAACTGTCCACTCACAAGTATCCCAGTAGGATTACTTCGCAAAAGCCAGTCCTCCACCGAAGCCGGTCCAGGGCCGCCGCCGCTTGCGACGCCTTCATTAACGCCGTCAAGAGCCTCCCTTCCCCCCCGTCCGTACGGAGAGGAGTGGTCTTGCTTCTTCCGAAAAGCCTTTCCCGGCGGCTGCGGAGGAAGAGATTCTGGAAAAAACAGAGcaaggaagagaagaaagaagagaatgacATCGGACGGTGGAGATTGTTCAGTGAGTTCCTCCACGACGAACCTCCTCCGTCCGATCAAAACACCACCACCACAGCTAAAACCGTAGTCACGGTCTCCAGACATTCTACCAGTACCAGAAGCCGTGGAAGTGATGGTAACAGTAGCAGCAGTAACAGTTGGGCGGAGAGCGAGTTTACTTTGAGCTCCCAGAGTTCAGGTGGAAACGACGGCGTGGATGTCAAAACGACGAATTTAGTGAAAGACAAAGTCAGCGAGAAAGTTGGCGGGGAAGTGGGTGAGGGGGAAGTGGGTGAGGACTCCGTTTCCATGGCATGgccaaccaccaccacctcctgcTCACCTCAAAACGATAAGGTACGTTAACCAAAtgggtttttattatttaatgcTTCGCATGGTcatgggaaatttttttttgttctgatGAGAACATGAGTGGTACATCACATATTTTTATACAAGTGGtggaaaaatttattttttaagttattaactttttaacacacatatctcataatttgtataatgacacgtggtgtaccgcCCCATGtaccgatcacactgaaaattttctttGGTCATGGATTGTTCGTCtcaagaaatttttcattgtgatcgGAATACGAgtagtacaccacgtgttttatataagtgataAAATATTCCATGTTTTAAGTTATTagctttttaacacacatatcccaccatttgtatgATAACACGTGGTGCATCATCCCGTATTTCggtcacattaaaaaatctctcctctcTGTCGGCTAAAGAGTGGTCTAGAGTAATacaagactaaatttgtaaataaaattgtgtaaactaaatgacatgtaaATAGATGATTGGATTACTACTTGTACATTGATAAACTTGCATGATtcctattgatgacacatcatttagtttgtaaattttgtctacaaatttaatcttcctagcattacccgAATGGTCTATTTCGTTTGGTTAATTGATTGATCTAACCACTAAATCCCACTTTTAATCCATGCAGTTCAACAAGATTTTAACTTAAAGAATAGTTATGAATAATGCTACACTACcacattttaattcatataCTCGTGTCCGTTACAAATCATTGTTGTGATATCTCATGTTAACAATACAATATTATGTTGTGAGAAACTTCCACATACGGTATCGTTAACCTATAGTCTCACGATGGAGGTCAAACCATGCCATGGAAGTCTTGAGTCCCTCCCCCAATTGTGGAGGCACAAACTAAATAAAAGCTAGAAGGGGGCCAAAACTACATTTGGTATAGTATATAGGGTGGAATTAGCAAGGGATGTGTTGGGAATTTTAAAATTGTGGGGTTAGCGGGAAAAAAGTGGATTCTCACATGTGTGGTATATCTGGGAAATCGTACGAGCTGCTTCTAAAAGCTATAGGATTAAAATTTACTTCGAGAATTTCAACGCCTACGATCCCGCGACTTCATGTTGACCTGCGGGCTATACGGCGTCGTAAAGCGTGAGGCTAACTAGTATCATGTTACACAACATACCAGATTTTTCCTCCATCTTATAATTGTGATATTACTATAAAGCCCCTGTCGAACAAAGGCGTTTGAATGGAAAGGCGTGGGTTGGTGGGCTTTGGCCTAGTCGTGTTATTTTGCTAGGTTTGGCATCTCTAACCGCCAGTAGTATTTTATTGTCCGGTCTGATTGATTAATTAGGTATTTTTGGTTGGATTATTTATTAACTAAATCTTTTTGGTGGgattatttattttctaaatctTTTTGGTGGGTCATTCATTTCAAATTTCTTCGAACTTTTTTAGTGgaccaaaatgttgaccctcaGTCCATAACTCATAAAGTGAACCCACGGACCAATACTTGTTGGGAGTgatccattttctttttttagtcATTAGGgaaaacggaaaaaaaaaaaattaatggacAAAATTAAGCAAGTGGACAATATCGAAAAAAATAATACTagaaaaactaaatttgtaaataaaattttgaaaactaaatccacgtttcatttgtttttcttgTCAACTCACACACATGGCAATAtctaatacattttttttttgtaacaatGACACAGGAGGGATGGCTGAATAATAAAGAGGAGAAGGAACAGTTTAGTCCAGTGTCCGTACTGGATTGTCCATTTGAAGACGAAGATGATGACCATGCTCGCTCACCCTTCAGTCGTAGCCTTGCATGCATGCAAGGTCTGTCCctcccttccccccccccccctctttttttctctctctctctctctctctccttgagTCGTCTATATCTATATAGGAGTCTATTTTTCGTCTCATGATGATCATGCGATAAGGTTAGGCACAAATTAATGACACATAAAACCGTCACTTAGAGTTTGTTTGACATGGCTTTTCAAAAGGctaaaattgttttcaaatgaTCAAACACGCTTTTGAAGACAAAAAAGCCTAGAAGCGTTTATGTTATAACAGTACTTTTGAGTGCTTGTTTTTACTGATTAATTTTATGATCATTGTGCAGGTACTCAACAAAAACTTATGAGAAATATCAGACGGATCGAAAACCTAGCTCAACAGGAACCAGTGGACTTAGAGCAACGAATGAAAGCGATAATGGATTCAGAGGCCGAAGCCGAAGCACGCGCATCACTCATGCATACTGCAAATTGCCATGCAGAGCAAGTTaacaaaacagaagaaaaaacaTCAAATAAACTGGTGAGCTTGAAGGCAGAAAAGGTAGTGATGGATTTGTGCAGGGAGACAATCGTTGAGAAAAAAAGTGACGAAAGCGCGGTGATGCGAGAGGCGGTGGAGGATTGGATAAATGGTGAGTCACAGGAGTTGCTGTTGGGATGGGAggtggaagaaggaagaaaagttTATGTGAAAGATATGGAAAATGAGTGGGGGAGTTGTAAAGAGTTGGATTGTGAAAGACAGGAGGTGGGTTTGGAGTTGGAGGCTGAGGTTTGGAATTCTTTGCTTAAAGAATTATTACTTGATTTGGTTATCTAGCTAGCTAAACGGTGTCGTATTCAAAGACAGGTCATTGACTTGAAAAATGACTTACATATGTAATGTAACTTCCAGCTTCATGCAGGAAACTAGAGAGATcagttttgtttaagttttattATTGTAAAAATTCGTATGGCATGCCAATAGATTAAAAattggagaaattaggttttggAAACTAGAGAGATTAGTTTTGTTCAAGTTTGTCGCTTAACAGATTCAATGTACGTTGATTCTTCTATTATTTTTCATGTTACATCAGTTGGTTAAAATTTATATGATTACGTATTACTCTTCCCCGACCTCTTCCATTTATCTTTCTCTTCCTGATTAGTAATACTTTCATCATATAATCGAAACTGTTTAAAAATGGCTTTGCAACAACTACGAAAACCTAAATATGGAAAAGTGTTACATTAAGTGTTTAATCTCAATTTACCTTTTCTCATGGTATGTGACCATCAATACTATATTTGGCACACAAATTTCATGTGGCCTCTCATTActatttttcagattttttaagtGGTCACATGATAATACAGTTAATAACAATCAAGTTTCAGCTCATTTGTTTAGGCAAAGTGGCATGAAAAATGCAACCCCATTTAGTATTTACTCTTTTTTCAGGCACACTTCTGTCAAATACTATTAACAGACCAGTgaccaaaaaccaaaccgacCCCCCAAATCCATCAAGTCTCTCCCTTTTGACAAACCAAATTGCACACACACTAACCCTTCAAATCCTCCAAATTCTACCGTGATTCTTGGTGTGGAAAAACCCTTCAAACCATCCTCTTTTCAAAGCCCTCAAAAGCCTCATTGCTAGGTGCCACCTTCCCTTTCGAAGAggcagagagaaagaggaggagagTTGAAAATTcgtacactctctctctctctcccctctctcccctctctcccctatactttttttcttcatccaaaAGACCGACCTCTTTCATAAAAACTTGAGCTTTGCAGTATAAAAGCTGGAAAGCTCTTGGATTTGTGATTTATCAGAGGTTggagttttctgggttttgattgGATTGTGGGGAAGATGAAGAACGAGGACGACGAGAGGTTCTTGTTTGGGATTTCACTGTCTGATAGGCCGAGGTGGCAGCAGTTCATCATTTGCTCTTCTGGCTTCTTCTTTGGTTACCTTGTCAATGGCATCTGCGaggtttgttttatatttatttggtcatttttttCTACAGTTTTTGCTTAATTCGAAGATATAATTAGGAAAAATAGTTGTACACCTTCACATTCGTAATATATTAATATTCTTCATTGATTATTTaattcaaacataaaaaataaataatggatAGAGATTTTCGTATTCTTCGTGCATTATTTAATTCAAATGTTAGAAATAAACAATggataaagaagaagaaaaaggcgcGCAGAAATCACTTACCATTAACTGTTTCGTATTATGAATTTTGCTTCTTGTTCATTGTCAAGTTTTATTTTGTTACTATACTGTTATTTGATTTTCTCCGATAGCAAACAGAGTTTGGTAGAATGTTTGGATAAAAACATGCCTTCATTGCTATTTTCTTGTTATGCCTCTCTAGTGTCATTCCTTTGGTTCTCTGTGGCAGGCCTTGAAttcccttgtcctacttcataaataatttaattaatattcatggatttttttttagatttttcgttagttttttttttttatccaaatttAAAAGCAGCCCTTATTTTTCTTGTGTTAACATGTTTTCGTTGATCGCAGGAATACGTGTATAATCGTCTCGAATTCAGGTTAGTTACCCTTGATCTGATgacatgttttctttgtttcaaTTTCGCTTAGAAATACAGTTTTGTTTGAAAGTGCTTTAGAATGGTTAAAAAGATTTTATATCACTAGAAGCGCTTTATGGCAGCATTTGGTAGAAAAGTTAAAATCATGCAAAAAAATCATTTACGAGCAAAATTGCTTACTAGATAAGCATTTCCAAAGGGGcccttaattatttatattttctaattttgcaGCTATGGATGGTACTTCACTTTTGTACAAGGGTTTGTGTATATTGCACTAATGTACCTTCAAGGCTTCACCCCTAAGAAAATGGTGAATCCATGGAAGACGTATGTGAAGCTCTCCGCCGTTCTTATGGGTTCTCAAGGACTGACCAAGGGATCCTTGGCATGGCTTAATTACCCTGCACAGATAATGTTCAAATCCACAAAGGTAAAACTGTCAATAAATTTACATAATCTGTGACATTTTCAGTTAGAGCTGATTGCTGTAAAAAAATTTGTCGAAAACTCAGGTACTACCGGTGATGGTGATGGGTGCATTTGTTCCGGGATTGAGAAGGAAATACCCGATTCAGGAATACATCTCGGCAACGCTTCTAGTAATGGGTTTGATCCTTTTCACCTTAGCAGATGCAAAAACATCTCCCAATTTTAGCATGGCTGGTGTGATAATGATATCTGGTGCTCTAATCATGGATGCCTTTTTGGGTAACTTGCAAGAAGCAATTTTTACCTTGAATCCTGGTACCACACAGGTAAATCTTCGGTGCCTGTAATTTCTTTACTGGTTCTTCAAATGCTATAGAACTTAGGAATAAACGAAAAAGTTACCTCTTTGTCTTAGTAATCATGTCTTACTTTTTAACTTCTTACAGACAGAGATGTTGTTCTGCTCAACAGTAGTTGGGTTGCCatttttgcttccacccatgaTTCTTACAGGAGAATTGGTTAAGGCCTGGAATTCTTGTTCTGAGGTAAGTAATTACGAATTAGTAATGTCTAATCTTTGcttaatttatatatttcacATGAATTTGCATTGGAGTCAAGTCATTAATGACGTGCTCACCATGCCTGTCTATTCGGAATTCATCATGGAGATCCATGACCATACACACAtgcattgatatatatatatcaaatggGGTATCTTACCTGCATATTGAGGTTTTCTGAGACAAAAATTCACTCCACTGATACCAGTAGAAGGTTAAAGTTATTGACTTGAGTCgtaacaagtggtatcagaacCAATTGCCAATTGGTGTTCTATGTGATGGACAGACAATTAGGATTTAATGATCTTAAGTCGGAAAATGTTAAAGAGATTATGAATCAATCACAATTATACCCCATGAAAATCCCGAAAGTGTTTAAGTTACACTAAACTGTTTCTAATGTTAATTA harbors:
- the LOC126618922 gene encoding uncharacterized protein LOC126618922 gives rise to the protein MDFRKPNAIQQRPVLLKDFLMDDLSSCSSNGFKSFPRRQFCTTTVRFLLDIEFKSSSSSSQLSTHKYPSRITSQKPVLHRSRSRAAAACDAFINAVKSLPSPPSVRRGVVLLLPKSLSRRLRRKRFWKKQSKEEKKEENDIGRWRLFSEFLHDEPPPSDQNTTTTAKTVVTVSRHSTSTRSRGSDGNSSSSNSWAESEFTLSSQSSGGNDGVDVKTTNLVKDKVSEKVGGEVGEGEVGEDSVSMAWPTTTTSCSPQNDKEGWLNNKEEKEQFSPVSVLDCPFEDEDDDHARSPFSRSLACMQGTQQKLMRNIRRIENLAQQEPVDLEQRMKAIMDSEAEAEARASLMHTANCHAEQVNKTEEKTSNKLVSLKAEKVVMDLCRETIVEKKSDESAVMREAVEDWINGESQELLLGWEVEEGRKVYVKDMENEWGSCKELDCERQEVGLELEAEVWNSLLKELLLDLVI
- the LOC126618923 gene encoding UDP-galactose/UDP-glucose transporter 4-like codes for the protein MKNEDDERFLFGISLSDRPRWQQFIICSSGFFFGYLVNGICEEYVYNRLEFSYGWYFTFVQGFVYIALMYLQGFTPKKMVNPWKTYVKLSAVLMGSQGLTKGSLAWLNYPAQIMFKSTKVLPVMVMGAFVPGLRRKYPIQEYISATLLVMGLILFTLADAKTSPNFSMAGVIMISGALIMDAFLGNLQEAIFTLNPGTTQTEMLFCSTVVGLPFLLPPMILTGELVKAWNSCSEHPYVYGVLVFEALATYVGQVSVLSLIALFGAATTAMITTARKAVTLLLSYMIFTKPLTGQHGTGLLLIAMGITMKTLPENKVPGRGVISHTVAKYAKSFKLGKRKTENETEEFQ